gcaaactgaccgccagccgaaacgcccaagagtcctgtggcctcgacccgtcaaagcgccgccagccgaaacgcccaagagtcctgtggcctcgacccgtcacagcaccgccagccgagagacgccgggaagagaggcagaccccgggagagccgaagcagccgcggcccgccgacgcgagacgattggaggggagccccgacctgccggacggacaaccagttctcctaaaagccagcggtgagcggaccaccagttacgccttcaggcagagaagaataaatattgttttgccgggttaccgccttgttggctcattcctcctcgcttcagcaggacccgtagattttgtgactgacccccgacaggtgggaacgtcacatcatcgaaacaaaaaaaaaagcgtttgtacaGAAAGGCTAAGTTGCTGTCTACATCGGATGCTTGGAAAAAATACAacggagataagactgcttggagccggatggaaaggggggacgtcttgaggtaggagccctggagcgccgcacccatggtatagcagaccgcgcgtgcggcacaatacggcgtgggaggcgagatcaaggggatcaaggcacaagtaatccggtgggggtgggttgaaagtaagcgacgcgaacacaacacaaactataccgctgcgacaggacggcaatgtaggtagagcaggttaatccatgggcactcgcagcaagagtctggtgggattccgaagatctctcccgcctatgaccgcagtggacggccacgctgccaccaacaacacgccacagtcgtcggaggcgctgagggatgcagagtgcgcgctaggagtcgcccattgccttgaaatccgctgccgcgaacgacgcctgtaagagcgccattgtggtgtagggccgtgaagccgtgcaaaagacttgcgatgcgccgcgcgccgctgcaccagtcccaaaaggaattatgtgggcacgccgaggttcgcgggaaagctgccatgaatccgcagctacgaagttcacgacagcccagtgataaGAGCAAGAGTTGCCTctcgctggggcttgcgcgcgagcggctaggggctgcgcgaaaacgtgtgcgcaagatggcttccgtccagcgaggaagccgggcgagcgacgggaggcccattactgcgcctctgctagacagcggcgcaacgaggactgctggtagttggagatgcctgcaggaaccgccgcaccgtgctgaagttgcaaacactatagaagactggcacgttggtgaccgccgcttccggcggtgcgatgaaaaggaagaccgccgtcgcctgcctgcctgcagcatggagccgacggcccacgagacaGATGCGCGGTGAAATGCGCtaccttcggctgttcgaacaaaactgcttgatctctcaaaacggcgagtgcaagagcaaaatcTTCTCTCCTCGTAGCTTTTGGcgtgagggagagagaaaagggagcgaggagtcaatttgtattttttgttgaaaagcattggtccaaaaaacgtgctcccagttacctttctgggaccaaaatgctatttgtttttgtttctgcttaacaccctcgaaaaaacgtttctagttcaatagtgggcgcacttcccttttgcttgtgtttctgtgtcctgcctctacgtcctggaaatgttcgataaatgttttactgggactggtGTGATATGTTATCAGTTCAAGCACGTGCCTATGACGTAGGACCGCCTCGGCACATGCTATAAAAGCAGAGGCGTCGTGGAATAAAACACATTCGTTCCTGCCCTCGCTCGTGCGTCGTGTCTTCTCTCGGCCACGACAGAACTGgtacattccatcctttctgggcgcacctgggtAGGTATGTTGTTCGCTGGGTAGGCCTGGGTTCAAATATGGGCTTGATATGTATGGGTTCAAATGTATTTACGCTCTCGGTCGTATTTCTATGTTCTTTTCACCTATCGTTGATGTAACGACTGGTTTGCCCCATGTATTTGCTTTCGAAAGATAGAGTAATTTCGTAAGCCAAGCCCATATTACGTGCAACAAATCCGCACTTGTGTTTTACCTTGCGTTTACGTTTCAAGCAAATTGATCATCTCATTGTATGTCAGCGCTAAGAAAACGACATTTGCGGAGAGAGTTTCTGCATAGTTTTAGCTTGTGCGAAAGACTGTGCCCGAATGCAATCGCTACACGTCTGCTGTTTTCCCTTTTTCTACGTTCTTTAGTTCTGCCGCAAGCAAACAAACTGAGCAATTTTTCTGTAATAGATATACAGTCATACCCGGAATCCATTCTGTCTGAACATCGGGAGCCACAACTTAGTAATTTCTATTAACCCCGAGTTTTGCACGTTCAACATTCCTGCCCAAATTCAACGGTTATGTTTAAATTCAAAAATCGTATGCACGGCtcgtttgcccccccccccctcccaagaaACTGAGCAACGCAGCCATTGTAAACACATTCGGAGATGCGCATGGAACGCGACAATTCTCAGGAGAGGTGCGGACAGAAGTGGGAATATTGTGGACATGGCTCCGTAAACTGAAAATGGATTAATGTTGCTATGTATACTGTGTACGGCTATGAAGATGCAATGCAAGCAAATTAATGTGACTTTCTTCTATTGTAAATCTGGGCGTACAAAAATTTATGTGCTTGAACCGAGGACAGATAGGAAATGCATTACACTAAAACTGCAGGATATTAACGAATGAATGAAATGTTTCGAGCAATGAGCGCTTTTGCTTTGGAAAAAATTATTTTACACTCATGGTGTGTTATGAAAAGCGTAAAGTGTAAAATATATGACTGCTTTTTTTCTGTGAAAATATATATAGCTGCGACAGAAATCATTTAAGGGTCCTCTATTAAAATATTCATCCCTGTTTAGGCTAACATGTATTTCTGCAGATGTACTGTCGTGATAAAAAGTTTACGGAGTGTGACAGtgcggaaaaaaaaatcgttgAAGGCACTTATATAacatctcttaactgcgggaaggcgaaagccgcttGCGAGTCATTGCACTGATTTGCAGTTTTTACCCATAttatatgtcacgtgaccttgacatcacaaagtcacgtgacctaggtgacgatgtaacggacggacggtcaccgtgAGTATGAGCCAGTAAAGGCTACCGCCTTTAAAGAAATTTCCGAATCAGTCGCGTAATCCACTCGCCTGAAATGCGACTAGGAATGTGGGGACGTGCATGCTCTATCCGCTGGTAACAATACCGCGCGACTTTGTAAAAAGGTAGAGATGCAAAAACATTTTTCTGAGAAAACGCGTCACGTAATAGTTTGATCGCAGTAGTACGTAATTGTATCCATTTTAGAGTTGTTGTTCTTTGCTGTTAAAAGCAACTGATAGGAACTAAGGCTTTCTTACACTAATTTGAGATACTCATGTTTCTAGTCATTAATTTGGCTTGGTTATAATATATGTGGACTGAATAATCGTTGCGTGTAAAGGTTGTGACGCAATCATGTGAGTTTGGTTGATTCGttgtactgaatttttttttaatcacccAGCGGGCGCATATTTCATGttatctttaaagggacactgaggataaaGAGAAGTTAATCTGTATCGATAGGGTAGacggaagaaggaaagaaaactcaggagaggtggttacgtcacattttttgaagcccccccccccccccccctttgcccGCCGTCTCAGCgcaattgcgcatgcgcagcagacaatgcagcagacgacgccgctgcgcccagcgttactattggctgtgtcgtcggccaaagactcccagtagcccttgcgaaagcCCGTgccttccggcacactttttggcgtaGGGCTCGGATAGCGTGAGTTTCCCTTCCTCCATGATAAAGTGCAGCGTTCTGACCGAAAACAGTTGTTTTAAGCTAGAATTAAAAGACTAGAAAACGACGTACAGGTGTCGCCTTCACCGGCCgctttcgcaagtaaaatgcatgcCTCGACCGCGATTTTTAACGTGGATCCCAGAGGCGACGCCACACTGTCATTCTTTTCAAGATGGCGTCAACTCGTCTTTTTCGTTAACGGCGCCGCGAGTTTCAATCCCCTCGAGGGAATATTATTAAATTCATTTTTTTCCCAGCAATAAATGCGTATAAAGAGTATACAGAATTGCTTTTCTGAAGGATGGCAGGGGATTGTAGACATAATGCTTAGATGCGATGTGATTTTAAGCGTGACGAATAAGCCGAACAGCGCAGATCCTTACTTCTTGCTTCGAAGCTGGCCTAAACGAGGCACTTAGTATGTAGCCACCGGTTCTAGTCTTCTGGACCTATTCGCACCAGTAGGAGTTTACATTGAACagtgaagaaggaagaagaagaaagcgaagaatCTGGATTTTTGCTCAAAACGCCGCTGGGCAAGGGAGAGGCAACATTGCGCGGCAAAGCTTCGCAGCAGGTCAGGCAGTGGTCGTCTGCCCTTTAGTCCGGACTGCCAAATTCTTTAGCCGGAGCAGAGATTGTATACAGAACGAGCAAACATGCTTACTGTTGCCTGGGGCGCGCGCGTAGGAGAGCGGCTACGAGCAGCTGCACGTTCTTACGAACTCCGTCAAAATTCACCATTCCCTTCAAGAAAATCCGCCCAGCTGCGTAACGTTTGCAACGACAGCCATTCACTGCGCAGAAAAGCAATCGCGCAAGCTTCTGGTTCTGCCAACGACCGCTGGATGAAGACTGCTTTGGGCCTCCTCACCGCTACCCCAGCACAGCGGCTTCCGCGCTATCCAGCCTTACCTCTTGTCGCTGAAGAAGCTGCCAGATGCCATGGTCAGTGCTCCTGGAATCAGAGTCGACAAACACGAGGCTTTTCCACAGCGATCATCAAAGAACATGCATATCGGTCAGCAGTGAGCTGCGAAGGTGGTCTGCCAAGCCAAAGAGGGTACCACAGCGTCGCTGGAAAAACGACATCATGGCGGGCGGGTGTTCCGGAATACATGATCATGACGCCTACTGGAATCTGGAAGCGCTTTTGGTCATCGACCACCAATACGCTCTCAACGGGGACCACGAATCACGTGATGAGCCCGAAGTCGCGCTGCCGTGATGTCGCTGAGCGCTCTTCAGTCCAGGGAGGGCAGAAGTTAGCCCTGCCCCCGTGGATGACGTCCCGGCGCCCGTACTTCATGAGCGACTGCGAGAAGGCGTTCAAGTGCCTGGCGGGAAAGTTGCCGGAGACAACGTCATGGGACCAGTTTCTTGACGTGGGTTGCGGTGCAGGTGACCTGACCCGTTGCATCATCAAGGAGTTTGGAGGCCGCCATCGTGTCGTGGTCGCCACGGAAAGGTCGGCTGATGCAGTCAAGGTTCGTGCCCTTGTGTACAGAGAGCTGCAGAGGGTGGACTGAACTAAAGTGCATGAACGCTTATTTTACGTTAAAGGTTTGGTAGTGATGTCAAACGTATAGGTGGGGGATATATATGAACTCCATATTTCACGTCTTATTAGATCAGCTGCAAGTGGAAGTAATCTTAGGCAAAATTTGATCGTAGATCAGTTCGGCCTCCCTCTCCCAGCCTGCAGTTAGTTGAACGTCGTCCAGTGAAGTGGcaaccgccgcgatggctcagtggttagagcgctcggctactgagccagagtacccggatCTGAACCCGGTCGCGACTTGATGGGGCTATACCCCACACCATCTGCTACTTTTGTCGATGATAATAAAGTTTATCCTCTTCCACCTCTGCTTTTTGACTCCACTgaaacccggccgcggtggccaagtttttatggagtcaaaaagCAGAGGCGGAGAAAGAGGATAAACTTTATTACTATCGACAAAAGTAGCAGATGCTGTGGGGTATAGCCCcgtcaagtggccatgagccagtggcgctcggcgacttccaGGGCTCTTGTCACAGCACGGATCTGCATGTCCGAGTCGGAGATGAGAAAATGCGGCCTCCCACAGGTCTGGATTGGAGAGCTACAAACCTCGAGGAGGGTAGCCccgagtatgtgggatagagtggcatctTCGCCACATAGTTTACAGGAAGGGTAGTTGACCCTGGTGTATATATGCgagcatatatcgcggggttggggaaggtgttcgcaTGTAGTTTCCTTCACGCAACCTCTTAGGGTTTGGGGAGAGAAATATGTGCGAGgtggatatagaagtctacctaagcggtagtg
The Amblyomma americanum isolate KBUSLIRL-KWMA chromosome 3, ASM5285725v1, whole genome shotgun sequence genome window above contains:
- the LOC144123133 gene encoding uncharacterized protein LOC144123133, which produces MLTVAWGARVGERLRAAARSYELRQNSPFPSRKSAQLRNVCNDSHSLRRKAIAQASGSANDRWMKTALGLLTATPAQRLPRYPALPLVAEEAARCHGQCSWNQSRQTRGFSTAIIKEHAYRSAVSCEGGLPSQRGYHSVAGKTTSWRAGVPEYMIMTPTGIWKRFWSSTTNTLSTGTTNHVMSPKSRCRDVAERSSVQGGQKLALPPWMTSRRPYFMSDCEKAFKCLAGKLPETTSWDQFLDVGCGAGDLTRCIIKEFGGRHRVVVATERSADAVKVLRRNAAQRDILYEVMDVEKDVSEALASWGRFRRIFSFYHLESVRDKQRALENMRRLLWDYGGELFLMYRVQSNLKPLYKMLAKSGRWSEVAADYKAFHPKLPKGEKCAVPVCKMLEDAGFQVKQSKVLETNWRLSATENLDELIMGTSQVMHRVLPEQREQFIRDCAEAAAQVLPRSGDELIFSYTSFMAWAVVDPAKTGSDGNDSLAARFFWRRPMID